AATGAAGTAAGCCGGTATAATATGTTGACGGGCCAGACGTAGAATGTTGTTGGTGTTTGTTGGTTGTAAGCAAATATTGTTCGGTTTTTTTTATTTTTTTAGATATTATTGTAACTTACATCGCTCTTAATCAACTTAGAAAAGATAAAGATAGTATGGCAAAATATAAATTACTTCTCCCCTCGATGGGGGAAAGTGTATCAGAAGCGACCATAGTTAATTGGGTTAAACAACCGGGAGACATGGTAGAAGTAGATGATACAATAGTGGAGATAGCAACAGATAAAGTGGATTCGGAAGTGCCATCACCTGTAGCGGGAAAACTTGTAGAGCAACGTTTTGACAAAGACGCGGTAGTTCAAGTTGGTGAGGTGCTTGCCGTTTTGGAGGTGGAAGCCCAAAATATGACGGAGGCAGATCTTACAGACGTTACTGCCGCTACCATTGAAAATGTCGACTTGCCGCTTGAGGATCATCAAATTCCGGGCGTAGATCGTTTGGAAGAACATAAATTTTCCTCAAACCACGAAGAAAACGATTCTTCTGAGGGCACAGGTAGATTCTATTCCCCACTTGTGAAAAGTATAGCGGCGGAGGAAGGTATTTCGGCAGATCAGCTGGAAACGATACAGGGAACTGGACTTGAAGGAAGGGTTACCAAACAAGATTTGATGGATTACCTTGCAGACAGGGGAGCGGGTAAAGAAATGAAACCAAAAGGGATTGTAGAGCGGGTTTCAGAACAACCGGTTACGGTGGTTTCCGGAAAAGATGAAATCATTGAAATGGATAGAATGCGGCGCCTGATAGCCGAACATATGGTTCATAGCGTACAAATTGCACCACATGTTTGCTCTTTTGTAGAAGCTGATGTTACCAACATCGTACGCTGGCGAAATAATATAAAAGATGATTTTCAGAAAAGAGAAAACGAAAAATTGACGTTTACTCCTATCTTTATAGAAGCCGTGGTAAAGGCCTTAAAAGATTTTCCGATGGTTAATGTATCGGTAAAAGGTACACAAATCATTAAGAAACACGATATCAACATCGGTATGGCAACAGCTTTACCTAACGGCAATCTCATTGTTCCGGTTATTAAAAATGCGAAACAGCTAAGCCTAATCGGCCTCACTAAGGCGGTGAATGACTTGGCAAATAGAGCACGTAAAAATCAATTAAAACCTGATGACACGCAGGGAGGGACGTTCACAGTAACTAATATAGGGTCTTTTGGTAACGTAATGGGTACGCCTATTATCAATCAACCTCAGGTAGCTATTCTGGCTGTAGGAACAATTACTAAGAAACCAGCTGTTATTGAAACACCTTCGGGCGATATGATTGGTATACGGCATATGATGTTCTTGTCTTTGTCATACGACCATCGTGTTGT
This Olivibacter sp. SDN3 DNA region includes the following protein-coding sequences:
- a CDS encoding dihydrolipoamide acetyltransferase family protein, which translates into the protein MAKYKLLLPSMGESVSEATIVNWVKQPGDMVEVDDTIVEIATDKVDSEVPSPVAGKLVEQRFDKDAVVQVGEVLAVLEVEAQNMTEADLTDVTAATIENVDLPLEDHQIPGVDRLEEHKFSSNHEENDSSEGTGRFYSPLVKSIAAEEGISADQLETIQGTGLEGRVTKQDLMDYLADRGAGKEMKPKGIVERVSEQPVTVVSGKDEIIEMDRMRRLIAEHMVHSVQIAPHVCSFVEADVTNIVRWRNNIKDDFQKRENEKLTFTPIFIEAVVKALKDFPMVNVSVKGTQIIKKHDINIGMATALPNGNLIVPVIKNAKQLSLIGLTKAVNDLANRARKNQLKPDDTQGGTFTVTNIGSFGNVMGTPIINQPQVAILAVGTITKKPAVIETPSGDMIGIRHMMFLSLSYDHRVVDGALGGMFVRRVADYLENWEIDREV